In one Bordetella pertussis 18323 genomic region, the following are encoded:
- a CDS encoding glutaredoxin family protein produces the protein MNMAHDIVVYATPFCAPCERLKKFLQEKQVPFRSVDLMMDEEAAEKLEDLGIRSSPVLEVDGRYYHGGQLQPDTLAALLGLP, from the coding sequence ATGAACATGGCCCACGACATCGTTGTCTACGCCACGCCGTTTTGCGCGCCATGCGAACGGCTCAAGAAATTCCTGCAGGAAAAGCAGGTGCCGTTCAGGTCGGTCGACCTGATGATGGATGAAGAGGCCGCCGAGAAGCTGGAGGACCTTGGCATCCGGTCCTCGCCGGTGCTGGAGGTGGACGGCCGCTATTATCACGGCGGCCAGTTGCAGCCCGACACCTTGGCCGCGCTGCTGGGCCTGCCATGA